In one window of Dokdonia sp. PRO95 DNA:
- a CDS encoding peptidylprolyl isomerase, which yields MKHLFLLITFLFGFASAQAQKDILLTINDEVVYSEEFIRVFEKNSDLIKEDALSSPKDYLELFIDYKLKVQEAYKLGLDKKKSYRDEISAYRAQLAKSYLNDVKVTEELVKEAYNRTVNELNARHILVRLNPDASPSDTLVAYQKITRVRERIIKGENFEKVAREVSEDPSAKKNGGNLGWFKAFKMVYPFENAAYNTAINEVSKPFRTSFGYHIVEPIATRKSKGKVKVAHVMVALNQNDSTIIPEQRINEVTKLLKEGASFETLALNYSDDRVSYRKGGKLEEFEQGQLRSAIFEETAFSLENIGDISQPFKTEFGWHILKLLSKTPIPSYQDVQSTLISKVKRDARAQVISDKLDNKLRNRYNVILDEGLQPYLERIFPEKYSETKVVLNNNPALSNVAFTLGRNKVAYTYKMVADYLLASYPRKTYRNRNQFVKERIQSFVSIVLKNYHLEHLEEEDQDFSDILKEYKEGLLLFDLLETNIWKKAQQDSIGLQEFFLGNKEDYRSVKTYEATVCTTKNKSLAKKYRNLLSKGITPEEAVLSLKSKHDTPVLLSSRVLTQEDLPEGQHLSQGVSELIEDGDNFTVYHVTDITEAKDQLLKDVKGIPRTTTPRPLEAKFVKNLRDKSVITVNKEVLNTLIMKYEN from the coding sequence ATGAAGCACTTGTTTTTATTGATTACTTTTCTTTTTGGATTTGCATCTGCTCAAGCTCAAAAAGATATTCTTCTTACAATAAATGATGAAGTTGTTTATAGTGAGGAGTTTATAAGAGTCTTTGAGAAAAATAGTGACCTTATAAAAGAGGATGCGTTGAGTTCCCCAAAAGATTATTTAGAGCTCTTTATAGATTACAAGCTCAAAGTTCAAGAAGCATATAAGCTAGGTCTTGATAAGAAAAAGTCTTATCGAGATGAAATATCTGCATATCGCGCACAACTGGCAAAAAGCTATCTCAATGACGTCAAGGTTACAGAAGAGCTTGTTAAAGAAGCTTATAATAGAACTGTAAACGAGCTCAATGCGAGACATATACTCGTTAGGCTTAACCCAGATGCCTCACCTAGTGATACACTTGTAGCTTATCAAAAGATCACTCGAGTAAGAGAACGTATAATTAAAGGTGAAAACTTTGAAAAAGTAGCTAGAGAAGTAAGTGAAGATCCATCAGCTAAAAAGAATGGTGGGAATTTAGGCTGGTTTAAAGCGTTTAAAATGGTGTACCCATTTGAGAATGCCGCTTACAACACGGCAATTAATGAGGTGTCTAAGCCTTTTAGAACGAGTTTTGGATATCATATAGTTGAGCCTATCGCGACTCGCAAATCAAAGGGGAAAGTAAAGGTGGCTCATGTAATGGTTGCTTTAAATCAAAATGACAGTACTATTATTCCAGAGCAAAGAATTAATGAGGTGACTAAGCTATTGAAAGAAGGTGCCTCTTTTGAAACACTAGCACTTAATTATAGTGATGATAGAGTTTCATATAGAAAAGGAGGGAAACTAGAAGAATTTGAGCAAGGGCAACTAAGGAGTGCAATTTTTGAAGAAACAGCATTTTCACTTGAAAATATAGGGGATATCTCACAACCTTTTAAAACTGAATTTGGTTGGCATATATTAAAGTTATTATCTAAAACACCAATTCCTAGTTATCAGGATGTCCAATCTACTTTAATTAGTAAAGTAAAAAGAGACGCTAGGGCACAAGTAATATCAGACAAGTTAGATAACAAGTTAAGAAATAGATATAATGTAATTCTTGATGAAGGATTGCAACCCTATTTAGAAAGAATCTTTCCAGAGAAATATTCTGAAACTAAGGTTGTTCTTAATAACAATCCGGCATTAAGCAATGTAGCCTTTACCTTAGGAAGAAATAAAGTTGCTTATACTTACAAAATGGTAGCCGACTATTTACTAGCGTCTTATCCAAGAAAAACATATAGAAATAGAAATCAGTTTGTTAAAGAAAGAATTCAATCTTTTGTAAGCATCGTGCTTAAAAACTATCATCTGGAGCACCTAGAAGAGGAGGATCAAGATTTTAGTGACATATTAAAAGAATACAAGGAAGGTCTATTGTTATTTGATTTATTAGAAACTAATATCTGGAAAAAAGCTCAGCAAGATAGTATAGGTCTACAAGAATTCTTCTTAGGGAATAAGGAAGACTATAGAAGTGTAAAGACTTATGAGGCTACAGTATGTACTACCAAAAATAAAAGCTTAGCAAAAAAATATAGAAACCTTCTTTCTAAAGGCATCACGCCAGAAGAAGCCGTACTATCTTTGAAAAGTAAGCATGATACGCCTGTATTACTATCTAGTAGGGTTCTAACTCAAGAAGATTTACCAGAGGGACAACATCTATCTCAAGGAGTAAGTGAGTTGATAGAAGATGGAGATAACTTTACGGTTTATCACGTTACGGACATTACAGAGGCAAAAGATCAATTACTAAAAGACGTGAAGGGTATCCCACGTACAACGACACCTAGACCACTGGAAGCTAAGTTTGTAAAAAACTTAAGAGATAAAAGTGTAATCACTGTAAATAAAGAAGTTTTGAATACGTTAATAATGAAATATGAGAATTAA
- a CDS encoding peptidylprolyl isomerase, with amino-acid sequence MKFTINMVVLLAAAQLSIAQETTVTPEVTTIKEAAVTVQNDTVKAPFKKFKVDGVAGVVGDYLILESDIDQSLIEIKQRGQASADITPCQVLGSLLENKLLTHQAVQDSIVVQDSRVNSEVDQMVQRFASQLGSEQKVVEFYRKENMADLRAELFSIRKNNILSDRMNQKIIESVDVTPDEIKTFFNRIPADEIPTFGVELEIARIVIEPKATEEERQKVIDRLNGFRRDILENGSSFATKAVLYTDDAASRPDGGLMVIDRKTPLVKEFRDVAFSLQDGEISEPFETEFGFHIVTVEKTKGERKDIRHILLVPEIKEAQEEEAKDLVKKVRKRIIDGELTFEEAAKEFSDEKETKFEGGTLTNPQTLDKRFELGRLDPDIYPKVNDLADKEVSLVYTDQTRTGKKQFMIYTVDNRLEEHKADYVKDYIKIKDLALREKQIAAIEKWQKEKIVETYIKINGENRDCEFVSNWLKK; translated from the coding sequence TTGAAATTTACAATTAATATGGTAGTGCTGCTTGCAGCGGCACAGCTTAGTATTGCACAAGAAACAACAGTAACTCCAGAAGTTACAACGATTAAAGAAGCAGCAGTAACGGTTCAAAATGATACTGTAAAAGCTCCTTTTAAGAAATTTAAAGTAGATGGTGTAGCTGGGGTAGTAGGTGATTACTTGATTTTAGAAAGTGATATTGATCAAAGTCTTATTGAGATAAAGCAAAGAGGTCAAGCTTCTGCAGATATTACTCCTTGCCAAGTGCTAGGAAGTTTGCTAGAAAATAAACTTCTCACACACCAGGCTGTTCAGGATAGTATCGTAGTACAAGATAGTCGTGTTAACTCTGAGGTAGACCAGATGGTGCAGCGTTTTGCTTCACAACTAGGTTCTGAGCAGAAGGTAGTTGAGTTTTATAGAAAAGAAAATATGGCAGACTTACGTGCCGAGTTATTTTCAATCAGAAAGAATAATATTCTTTCTGATCGCATGAATCAGAAGATAATTGAATCTGTAGATGTTACTCCAGACGAGATCAAAACATTTTTTAATAGAATACCAGCAGATGAGATTCCTACTTTTGGAGTTGAGCTAGAGATTGCACGTATTGTAATTGAGCCTAAAGCTACCGAGGAAGAACGCCAGAAGGTTATAGACCGTCTCAACGGTTTCCGTAGAGATATTCTTGAGAATGGAAGTAGTTTTGCCACTAAAGCTGTTTTATATACTGATGATGCAGCTTCAAGACCGGATGGTGGTTTAATGGTTATAGATCGTAAAACACCTTTAGTAAAAGAATTTAGAGATGTGGCCTTCAGTTTACAAGATGGTGAAATAAGTGAACCTTTTGAAACAGAATTTGGTTTTCACATTGTAACTGTAGAAAAAACAAAAGGAGAGCGCAAGGACATTAGACACATACTGCTTGTTCCAGAAATTAAAGAAGCTCAAGAAGAGGAGGCAAAAGACCTAGTAAAGAAAGTAAGGAAACGTATCATAGATGGCGAACTTACATTTGAAGAAGCTGCCAAAGAATTTTCTGATGAAAAGGAAACAAAATTTGAAGGAGGAACACTTACTAATCCTCAAACACTAGATAAACGCTTTGAATTAGGTAGACTAGATCCAGATATTTACCCTAAAGTAAATGACCTTGCAGATAAAGAAGTATCACTAGTTTATACAGATCAAACTAGAACAGGTAAAAAACAATTTATGATCTATACGGTAGATAATCGTCTTGAAGAGCACAAAGCAGACTACGTAAAGGATTATATTAAAATTAAAGATCTTGCATTGCGTGAAAAGCAGATTGCTGCTATAGAAAAGTGGCAAAAAGAAAAAATAGTAGAAACTTACATTAAGATAAACGGTGAGAATCGTGACTGTGAGTTTGTAAGTAATTGGTTAAAAAAATAA
- a CDS encoding MoxR family ATPase, whose product MSDVAAIKNLVEKHKILKAEISKIIVGQDKVIDEILLSIFSGGHALLIGVPGLAKTLMVNTIATTLGLDFKRIQFTPDLMPSDILGSEILDDSRKFKFIKGPIFSNIVLADEINRTPPKTQAALLEAMQERVVTVAGQRYPLSLPYFVLATQNPIEQEGTYPLPEAQLDRFMFSINLDYPSFQEEVDVVKATTSAAKPTVNALLNAQEIIDIQQLVRRIPVADNVIEYAVNLVSKTRPKTDKAAQIVKDYIDWGAGPRASQNLILGAKTHAAVHGKFSPDIEDVQVVATGILRHRMIKNYKAEAEGLSIEDIIKSLF is encoded by the coding sequence ATGTCTGACGTTGCCGCTATCAAGAATCTTGTCGAAAAGCATAAGATTCTAAAAGCAGAAATTTCAAAGATTATTGTAGGTCAAGATAAAGTAATTGATGAGATTCTTTTATCTATCTTTTCTGGAGGTCACGCATTACTTATAGGTGTTCCTGGGCTTGCAAAAACCTTGATGGTAAATACTATAGCGACAACGCTAGGACTAGATTTTAAGAGGATACAATTTACGCCAGATTTAATGCCAAGTGATATTTTAGGGTCTGAGATTCTAGATGACTCACGTAAATTTAAATTTATAAAAGGACCTATATTTTCAAATATTGTCCTTGCAGATGAGATCAACCGTACACCACCTAAAACTCAAGCAGCACTTCTAGAAGCGATGCAAGAGCGTGTTGTTACGGTAGCAGGACAGCGATACCCATTATCACTTCCTTACTTTGTTCTGGCCACGCAAAACCCTATAGAGCAGGAGGGAACTTACCCTTTACCAGAAGCACAGTTAGACCGTTTTATGTTTTCTATAAACCTAGATTACCCTTCTTTTCAAGAAGAGGTAGATGTAGTTAAAGCCACGACATCTGCTGCAAAACCTACGGTAAATGCATTGTTAAACGCACAAGAGATTATAGATATTCAACAGCTAGTGAGACGTATTCCAGTTGCAGATAATGTAATCGAATATGCTGTGAATCTCGTGAGTAAAACGCGTCCCAAAACAGATAAAGCAGCTCAGATTGTAAAAGATTACATTGATTGGGGAGCTGGACCAAGAGCATCACAAAACCTAATCTTAGGAGCAAAAACGCATGCAGCGGTGCATGGAAAGTTTTCTCCAGATATTGAAGACGTTCAGGTAGTAGCTACGGGGATTCTTCGCCACAGAATGATTAAAAACTACAAGGCAGAGGCAGAAGGTTTAAGTATTGAAGATATTATTAAGAGCTTATTTTAA
- a CDS encoding aconitate hydratase, whose amino-acid sequence MAFDIDMIKKVYANMSERVDAARDLVGKPLTLSEKILYSHLWEGKASKAFTRGKDYVDFAPDRIACQDATAQMALLQFMQAGKDKVAVPTTVHCDHLIQAKEGAEKDLKNANDVSSEVFNFLESVSNKYGIGFWKPGAGIIHQVVLENYAFPGGMMIGTDSHTVNAGGLGMVAIGVGGADAVDVMAGMAWELKFPKLIGVRLTGKLSGWTAPKDVILKVAEILTAKGGTGAIVEYFGPGATAMSCTGKGTICNMGAEIGATTSTFGYDESMERYLRATDRADVADAANDVKEYLTADKEVYANPEQYFDQVIDINLSELGPLLNGPFTPDLSTTVGKDMTEKATKNEWPLNVEWGLIGSCTNSSYEDLSRASSIAQQALDKGIKMKSDLGINPGSELVRYTTERDGILGIFEKLDAKIFTNACGPCIGQWARYSDPKNAPKNSIVHSFNRNFAKRADGNPNTHAFVASPEITAAIAISGRLDFNPLTDTLLNEDGQEVMFDEPTGWELPPKGFDVQDNGYLAPVEDGSGVEVKVASDSERLELLTPFEPIKDSEMQGMKLLIKAFGKCTTDHISMAGPWLRYRGHLDNISNNCLIGAVNAFGKKTNFVKNQLTGEYGGVPDTQREYKKAGIKTVVVGDHNYGEGSSREHAAMEPRHLGVAAVIVKSFARIHETNLKKQGMLGLTFQNEADYDLIQEDDTFNFVDIASFAPDTPLTVEIVHADGSKDTIKVNHTYNDAQIAWYREGSALNLIKKENAA is encoded by the coding sequence ATGGCATTTGATATTGATATGATCAAGAAGGTTTATGCAAATATGTCTGAGCGTGTAGATGCTGCTCGTGACCTTGTAGGTAAGCCCTTGACACTTTCTGAAAAGATTTTATATTCTCACCTATGGGAGGGAAAAGCTTCTAAAGCGTTTACTCGTGGAAAGGATTATGTAGATTTTGCGCCAGATCGTATCGCTTGTCAAGATGCAACTGCACAGATGGCTTTATTGCAATTTATGCAAGCAGGAAAAGATAAGGTTGCAGTACCTACTACAGTGCACTGTGATCACTTGATTCAAGCAAAAGAAGGTGCTGAAAAGGATCTTAAGAACGCAAACGATGTATCTAGTGAAGTTTTTAACTTCTTAGAGTCGGTTTCAAATAAATATGGTATTGGTTTCTGGAAGCCAGGAGCAGGTATTATACACCAAGTGGTTCTTGAAAACTATGCATTTCCAGGAGGAATGATGATAGGTACAGACTCTCACACAGTAAACGCTGGAGGACTAGGAATGGTTGCAATAGGTGTAGGTGGAGCAGATGCTGTAGATGTGATGGCTGGTATGGCTTGGGAGCTTAAGTTTCCTAAGTTAATAGGAGTTAGACTTACAGGAAAACTTTCTGGATGGACTGCACCAAAAGATGTAATTCTTAAAGTAGCTGAAATTCTTACTGCAAAAGGAGGAACTGGAGCAATAGTAGAATACTTTGGCCCTGGAGCTACGGCAATGTCATGTACTGGTAAAGGTACTATTTGTAACATGGGAGCAGAGATAGGAGCAACAACTTCTACCTTTGGTTATGACGAGTCTATGGAGCGCTATTTACGTGCTACAGATCGTGCTGATGTTGCAGATGCGGCAAATGACGTAAAAGAATACCTTACAGCAGATAAAGAAGTATATGCAAATCCTGAGCAGTATTTTGATCAGGTAATTGACATAAATCTTTCTGAGTTAGGACCATTACTTAATGGACCTTTTACTCCAGACCTTTCTACAACTGTAGGAAAGGATATGACTGAGAAAGCTACTAAAAACGAATGGCCTCTTAACGTAGAGTGGGGACTTATAGGTTCTTGTACAAACTCTTCTTATGAAGATCTTTCAAGAGCTTCATCTATTGCTCAACAAGCATTAGACAAAGGAATTAAAATGAAATCTGACCTTGGGATTAACCCAGGATCAGAATTGGTACGTTATACTACAGAACGTGATGGAATCTTAGGAATCTTTGAAAAACTAGATGCTAAGATTTTTACAAATGCTTGTGGACCATGTATCGGTCAGTGGGCACGTTACAGTGATCCAAAAAATGCTCCTAAAAACAGTATTGTACACTCGTTCAACAGAAACTTTGCAAAGCGTGCAGATGGTAATCCTAATACACACGCCTTTGTAGCATCACCAGAAATTACTGCTGCAATTGCAATCTCTGGTCGTCTAGACTTTAATCCTCTTACAGATACTCTTCTTAACGAAGATGGTCAAGAGGTAATGTTTGATGAGCCTACAGGATGGGAACTTCCTCCTAAAGGTTTTGACGTACAAGATAATGGATACCTAGCACCAGTAGAAGATGGTAGTGGTGTAGAAGTTAAAGTTGCTTCAGACTCAGAACGTCTTGAGCTATTGACTCCTTTTGAGCCTATTAAAGATAGCGAGATGCAGGGGATGAAATTGCTTATTAAAGCTTTTGGAAAATGTACTACAGACCACATTTCTATGGCTGGACCATGGTTACGTTACAGAGGTCACTTAGATAACATTTCTAATAACTGTTTAATAGGTGCTGTAAACGCATTTGGTAAGAAAACAAACTTTGTTAAAAATCAACTTACAGGTGAGTATGGTGGAGTGCCAGACACACAACGTGAGTATAAAAAAGCAGGAATTAAAACTGTTGTTGTAGGAGATCACAACTATGGTGAAGGTTCTTCTCGTGAGCACGCAGCAATGGAGCCTCGCCACTTAGGTGTAGCTGCTGTGATTGTAAAATCTTTTGCACGTATACACGAGACAAACTTGAAAAAGCAAGGTATGTTAGGTCTTACTTTCCAGAACGAGGCAGATTATGATCTTATTCAAGAGGATGATACTTTTAACTTTGTAGATATTGCTAGTTTTGCACCAGATACTCCATTAACAGTCGAGATCGTTCATGCAGATGGTAGCAAGGATACTATTAAGGTAAACCACACGTACAACGATGCTCAAATTGCTTGGTACCGTGAGGGAAGTGCTCTTAACTTAATAAAAAAGGAGAATGCTGCATAA
- a CDS encoding lactoylglutathione lyase family protein has protein sequence MSTIKNYPKSFSHIGLSVPDIKKAVEFYSEVMGWYVIMPPSTVKKEKETAIGQMCIDVFGEDWKTFEIAHLSTSDGIGVELFSFPNKEMKTPEFNPFNTGLFHFCVQDPNIEELIQKIVSYGGKQRMPIRAYYPKDKPYKMCYVEDPFGIVFEIYTHSYELTYSSGAYTE, from the coding sequence ATGAGCACTATAAAAAATTATCCAAAATCATTCTCTCACATTGGACTATCTGTTCCAGATATAAAAAAGGCAGTCGAGTTTTACTCAGAGGTAATGGGGTGGTATGTTATTATGCCTCCATCTACAGTCAAAAAAGAAAAAGAAACTGCCATAGGACAGATGTGTATTGATGTTTTTGGCGAAGATTGGAAAACCTTTGAGATAGCGCACCTATCTACTTCAGATGGTATAGGAGTAGAGTTATTTTCATTTCCCAATAAAGAGATGAAAACTCCAGAATTTAATCCCTTTAACACGGGATTATTTCACTTTTGCGTTCAAGATCCTAATATAGAAGAACTCATTCAGAAAATTGTTTCCTATGGAGGAAAGCAAAGAATGCCTATAAGAGCGTATTATCCTAAAGATAAGCCTTATAAAATGTGCTACGTAGAAGATCCTTTTGGAATTGTATTTGAAATATACACTCATAGTTATGAGTTAACATATTCCTCTGGTGCCTACACAGAATAA
- a CDS encoding helix-turn-helix domain-containing protein: MSHNIACPLNYTMNLIGTKWKPLVLFHLLEGGSRSGVLQKKVPGISNKMFTQTVRELEKDGLLTRKVFPVVPPRVEYSLTKRGASLEAILRSLDTWGEKDSQNI; the protein is encoded by the coding sequence ATGAGTCATAATATTGCATGTCCGCTTAATTATACAATGAATTTAATAGGTACCAAATGGAAACCTCTTGTGTTATTTCATTTATTAGAGGGCGGCTCACGTTCTGGTGTATTACAAAAGAAGGTACCAGGAATTTCTAATAAAATGTTTACACAGACTGTACGTGAACTAGAAAAAGACGGGCTTCTTACGAGAAAAGTTTTTCCAGTTGTACCTCCCAGAGTAGAATATAGCCTGACAAAGAGAGGAGCTTCCTTAGAAGCTATTTTAAGGAGTCTTGATACATGGGGAGAGAAAGATTCTCAAAATATATAG